Within Sporosarcina sp. PTS2304, the genomic segment ACACAGGAAGACACATTACGAGTTCTGTATGATGCCATTCTTGAACATATCCCTGCACCAGTAGACAATCGTGACGAGCCATTACAGTTCCAAGTATCACTTTTAGACTACAATGATTATGTTGGCCGTATCGGAATTGGACGTATTTTCCGTGGGACGATGAAAGTTGGAGAACAAGTAGCCGTCTTAAAACGTGATGGTTCTGTCAAAAACTTACGTGTCACTAAATTATATGGTTTCCTTGGATTGAAAAGAGTAGAGGTAGAAGAAGCGTATGCTGGCGATTTAGTAGCCGTTTCGGGGATGGGGGACATCGATGTCGGTGAAACCGTTTGTCCGACAAATCATCAAGAAGCACTTCCGGAACTTCATATTGATGAGCCTACACTCCAAATGCGTTTCCTAGTAAACAATAGTCCGTTTGCAGGACGTGAAGGTAAATGGGTAACTGCACGGAAAATTCAAGAGCGCTTAGATCAGCAATTAGAAACAGATGTGTCTCTTCGTGTAGAGCCGACTGATTCTCCAGATGAATGGATTGTTTCGGGGCGTGGAGAGCTTCACTTATCTATTTTAATTGAAAATATGCGCCGTGAAGGTTTTGAATTGCAAGTGTCTAAGCCACAAGTAATCATCCGAGAAATTGATGGTAAGCGTTGTGAGCCTTTCGAGCGTGTGCAAATTGACGTGCCGGAAGAGCATACAGGTTCAATCATTGAGTCAATTGGTGAGCGTAAAGGCGAAATGCTGGACATGATCAATAACGGCAATGGACAAGTACGTCTGATTTTCTTGGTTCCAGCACGCGGCTTAATCGGTTATACAACTGAATTTCTAACATTGACTCGTGGATATGGTATCTTAAACCATACATTTGATACGTACAAGCCGATTACTACAGGTAAAATTGGTGGAAGAAGACACGGTGTTTTAGTCTCTATGGAGAATGGAACAGTTACTGGTTACGGTGTAATGCAACTAGAAGACCGCGGAACGATGTTCGTAGAAACAGGGGCTGAAATTTATGCGGGAATGGTTGTAGGAGAAAGTAATCGGGACAGTGACTTAACTATCAACTTAACTAAAGTTAAGCATGCAACTAACGTTCGTTCTGCTACAAAAGATCAAACCGTTACGACTAAAAAGCCACGTATTTTATCTCTTGAAGAGGCTCTTCAGTATATCGGCGATGACGAATATTGTGAAGTGACTCCACAGACTATCCGTTTGCGTAAAAAAGTACTGGACAAGAGTGAACGTGAACGTGTAAATAAAAAGAAAAAACTTGGTGAATAAAATTAATAGAAGGGAATGTATGGAATGAGAGTTGAAGATTCAGAAATGGTCTACAATCGGATGTCGGGAATTGCGCGCATGGTTTATGAACTGGCGCCCAATTTTTCGATAGCCGGCTATATTCTGTTTGCACTCGTTTTCATCATGTCTGCTATTGTGTATAAACTAGGCTTTGCGAGAAAGATCGGTTTTTGGCGAAATGTTGTCATCTATACATTTTTATTTATAGGATGTTTGGTTTTAACATTTTTAGCGTTCTTCCTTCCTATCGTAGAAGGATTGATTGTAGCAGCTGCTATTCTGATTATTTATCGAGTACGTCGAATGAATGAACATAAAAACAACTCTGTTGTCCAGTGACAACAGAGTTGTTTTTTTAGGCTCTTTGTCAAATAACGTTTGCGTTCGCAAGTTTTGTATATAAAGCGCTGTTTCTTTACTAGTAAATAAGTCGGCTAAATGCTTGTAAGAGGAGAGCGATTCGACATAATTACGCGCCATTTTTATACACCATGCACTCGATATTTTCAATCCCGTATCGTTCGCAATGTAGAGATGTATAAGTTAATAATCTAGTGCTATATTTGCAAGATTGATCCTTGTAAGTGCCTTTTTTTACACAATCTCTTTCAAATATAATATGTACGTTTTGAATATCCATCAATACTTTATTAACATTAGAAATAGACAAGTGAATTCCCCTGAATGATGGTTTTGGTCGACTTTTATTCTACAAGGAATTTCACTTGTTTTCTATTTTTAAAAGAAAATAACGTCAGTGAATTCCATCACCTTCTCTCCATAGATGAGGGGAGATGATTTTAGTTCACCAACGTTATAAATTGTATAACCATTTTTTATCAAAAGTCTTTTTCAGTCAAATGAGAACTTCTATAGAAGATGAAGTTTCCTGTCGCTACTCGTTCATCGGTTAGCCGGCCGATGCGTTCTCTGCACGTAGGGCACATATACGTGTGAATCGGCCGATTACGTAATTTTTTAGCAAGTGGATCTCCATCTTCCAATTGGTTGATTTCATCGCATAATACGCATTTAACACGCATGCGCTCATCTCCTTCAGTCCACTTGAATCGCTTGAACATGACGAATCGGTGAATCTTGATTCGAGCCATCTTTAAACAGCACATGAACAGGTCCGTCTTCTCTCAACGGTTTACCTTTGTGACTGAACTTAAATAGAATGTTTGCTGCTTCTGCAAGTGGATACGTGTATTTTTCATCATCTTTTGTAATGAGAGTAAAAGTTTTAGCGTTAGCCGATGGAACAGCATTTCGTATAAAAGGCTCGATAACCATACCGAAGCTACTTGTCAGCATTTTATCTTTCTCGTATCTTTTTTCGCTTTTAATAGTAGGTGGATACGTAGCGCCTTCCATAATCTCTCTTGACCAATGCTTACCCATTTTTTCTTTATATTCTTCCATTTCATCTTTTTCGATAAAATCTTCAGTGAAAAAAACGTCTAAATCAATACGGCGATCGTCAAAAATCCAAACAGTAGGATCCAAAGTAATCGAGTGTTTGACGTTTCCTGTAATAGGTATAATAAATTCCAACATACTTCCCCCTTAATTTCAGTAGTAACTATTTTTAGTATAACGTTTCAAGTAAGAACTGAAAAGGATTTCATTCTACATTATAAGATTATCTCGGGTATTACTTGCAATTTTTAATAGCAAAAGATACAATTTAGTCATTAACACCTTGCGGGAATAATGAATAATGGGGGCGTCTCCATGGATATAGAAGTTCAAGATACGTACAAAGAGCAAGCAATGCAACAACTGCACATAGACGCAGAAAAAATTGCAAAGTTAATAAAGGTTCAAATGGATAATTTAACTATGCCGCAATGTCCACTTTATGAGGAAGTACTTGACACACAAATGTATGGTTTATCCCGTGAAATTGACTTTGCTGTGAAACTCGGTTTAGTAGAGAAAGAAAAAGGCCGTGAAATACTTTCCAAATTGGAAAAAGAGTTAAATATTTTGCATGAATTGTATACAAATAAATAAATGAAAGACTCAAACTTTTTTTGCGGTTTGAGTTTTTTATTTAGGACGACGAGGTACGAAAAAAATGAAGACATATGTAAATCGAATACTACGAAACTTTGATTATCCATTATTTGCAGTCTATTTACTCCTTTGTTTGTTTGGTCTTATTATGATTTATAGCGCGAGTATGGTTTGGGCTGTGAATAGATATAATTATGATCCTGCATACTTTTATTTTAAACAAATAAAGAGTCTAGCGATTGCTATACCTGCTTTTTTAGTAGCAGCCATTATACCGTACCGTCATTATCGAAATAAAAAGTTTTTATACATAACACTCGGTGTCATGTTTGCATTATTAATAGTAGTGAAAATTGTTGGTTTTGGAGACAATGTAGGGGCGAAAAGCTGGATTTCTCTACCATTCGGCCTAGGAAATTTGCAACCGACAGAAGTTGCGAAGATTGCATTTATCGTCTACTTTTCTGGAGCGTTTGCTAATAAATATTACGCAGGTACATTAGATGAAATAAAAACAACTATATTCCCGACCTTCTCCATTTTAACTGTATCTTTATTTTTAGTTATTTTAGAACCAGATTTTGGAGCGACTATGATACTTTTCCTAGTTGCAGTATCCGTAATTGCAGCTAGTGGTATGAATATAAGGAATTATTTGAAAATTAGTGGGTTTTTTGCGGTGTTAGGGGTTGCGCTCAGCCTGCTTTTATGGGTAAAGTGGGAAGATGTCATGACTGAGTCGCGCGTTGGACGTTTCCTTGCCTTCACAGATCCATTTGAATATATACGAGGATCTGGGCTGCAAATAGTTAATGGATATATCGCGATTGGCGCAGGTGGCTTGAAAGGGGTGGGGCTTGGAAATTCTATTCAGAAGTTAGGATATTTACCAGAGCCACATACAGATGTCATCATGGCTGTAATTTCTGAAGAAACAGGTATATTCGGAACAACACTTGTTTTAGGTGGACTCTTTTTCATCGTTGCTAGGGCATTTATCATCGCATTACGTACGAAAGATGCACACGCTCGCATGTTGGCAGCTGGTGTTGGAAGTTTAATTGCTATTCAAACATTAGTAAATTTAGGTGGTTTAACGGGATTAATTCCGTTAACGGGGGTAACGTTACCATTTATTAGCTATGGTGGAACATCTGTCGTTTTCCTATCCATTGCACTTGGTATACTGATGAATGTATCCATGTTCGTGAAGTATGAAAAAATGAAGTAGAGAGGATTGTGTTGTTGTTGGAGAGAAGAGAGATTAAGAAAGTTTTGGTCGCAAATCGCGGTGAGATTGCGATCCGAGTATTTCGAGCGTGTACAGAATTAGGTATAGCTACAGTAGGTATTTATTCAGCAGAAGACCGTAGATCTCTGCATCGATATAAATCCGATCAATCTTTTTTAGTAGGAGAAGGAAAAAAGCCAATCGATGCGTACTTGGACATCGAAGGAATTATTGATATTGCTAAAAAAGCACATGTTGATGCGATTCATCCGGGATATGGTTTTTTAGCAGAAAATGCAGAGTTTGCAGCTCGACTGGAAGAAGAAGGAATTATATTTATTGGTCCGACATCTACACATTTAGAAATGTTCGGGGATAAAGTAAAAGCTAGAGAACAAGCGATGGCGGCGAACATTCCTGTCATCCCTGGAAGTGACGGACCGGTAACATCTGTCGAAGAAGTAGTGGAATTTGGTGAAAAGAACAAGTATCCAATTATTATTAAAGCTTCATTAGGTGGCGGCGGACGTGGTATGCGTATCGTTGAATCAGCAGAAGAAGTTCAAGAAGCATATGATCGTGCCAAATCGGAAGCGAAATCGGCATTTGGTTCGGACGAAGTATATGTTGAAAAGTATATTAATAAACCTAAACATATAGAAGTGCAAATACTGGGTGATACATATGGTGAAATTGTCCATTTGTATGAGCGTGATTGTTCGATCCAGCGACGACATCAAAAAGTAGTAGAAATCGCACCCTCTCTCTCATTGACTGAAGAATTACGGACAGCTATT encodes:
- a CDS encoding YlaN family protein, with protein sequence MDIEVQDTYKEQAMQQLHIDAEKIAKLIKVQMDNLTMPQCPLYEEVLDTQMYGLSREIDFAVKLGLVEKEKGREILSKLEKELNILHELYTNK
- a CDS encoding YlaH-like family protein, which produces MRVEDSEMVYNRMSGIARMVYELAPNFSIAGYILFALVFIMSAIVYKLGFARKIGFWRNVVIYTFLFIGCLVLTFLAFFLPIVEGLIVAAAILIIYRVRRMNEHKNNSVVQ
- a CDS encoding peptidyl-prolyl cis-trans isomerase, yielding MEFIIPITGNVKHSITLDPTVWIFDDRRIDLDVFFTEDFIEKDEMEEYKEKMGKHWSREIMEGATYPPTIKSEKRYEKDKMLTSSFGMVIEPFIRNAVPSANAKTFTLITKDDEKYTYPLAEAANILFKFSHKGKPLREDGPVHVLFKDGSNQDSPIRHVQAIQVD
- a CDS encoding YlaI family protein, which produces MRVKCVLCDEINQLEDGDPLAKKLRNRPIHTYMCPTCRERIGRLTDERVATGNFIFYRSSHLTEKDF
- a CDS encoding FtsW/RodA/SpoVE family cell cycle protein, which encodes MKTYVNRILRNFDYPLFAVYLLLCLFGLIMIYSASMVWAVNRYNYDPAYFYFKQIKSLAIAIPAFLVAAIIPYRHYRNKKFLYITLGVMFALLIVVKIVGFGDNVGAKSWISLPFGLGNLQPTEVAKIAFIVYFSGAFANKYYAGTLDEIKTTIFPTFSILTVSLFLVILEPDFGATMILFLVAVSVIAASGMNIRNYLKISGFFAVLGVALSLLLWVKWEDVMTESRVGRFLAFTDPFEYIRGSGLQIVNGYIAIGAGGLKGVGLGNSIQKLGYLPEPHTDVIMAVISEETGIFGTTLVLGGLFFIVARAFIIALRTKDAHARMLAAGVGSLIAIQTLVNLGGLTGLIPLTGVTLPFISYGGTSVVFLSIALGILMNVSMFVKYEKMK
- the typA gene encoding translational GTPase TypA — protein: MTNERTDLRNIAIIAHVDHGKTTLVDQLLKQSGIFRSNEHVEDRAMDSNELERERGITILAKNTAIEYNDTKINILDTPGHADFGGEVERILRMVDGVVLVVDSFEGCMPQTRFVLKKALETNLKPIVVVNKIDREFARPEEVVDEVLELFIELDANDEQLEFPVVYASGFNGTASLSPDPATQEDTLRVLYDAILEHIPAPVDNRDEPLQFQVSLLDYNDYVGRIGIGRIFRGTMKVGEQVAVLKRDGSVKNLRVTKLYGFLGLKRVEVEEAYAGDLVAVSGMGDIDVGETVCPTNHQEALPELHIDEPTLQMRFLVNNSPFAGREGKWVTARKIQERLDQQLETDVSLRVEPTDSPDEWIVSGRGELHLSILIENMRREGFELQVSKPQVIIREIDGKRCEPFERVQIDVPEEHTGSIIESIGERKGEMLDMINNGNGQVRLIFLVPARGLIGYTTEFLTLTRGYGILNHTFDTYKPITTGKIGGRRHGVLVSMENGTVTGYGVMQLEDRGTMFVETGAEIYAGMVVGESNRDSDLTINLTKVKHATNVRSATKDQTVTTKKPRILSLEEALQYIGDDEYCEVTPQTIRLRKKVLDKSERERVNKKKKLGE